In one Actinomycetes bacterium genomic region, the following are encoded:
- a CDS encoding TetR/AcrR family transcriptional regulator, which yields MSVDAERVPGRRGRPGHSLDTLLDGAVALFNERGYEATSMDELATRLGVTKSAIYHHVPSKVELLRLALDRALDALFALTQEPGATTGPAIDRLEYVVRGSVRVLTAELPFVTLLLRLRGNTEIERTALQRRREFDRVVTGLVRAAEHEGDVRTDVDPAVLSRLLFGTVNSLTEWYRPGGDLSADDLADAVVATTFSGLRT from the coding sequence ATGAGCGTCGACGCCGAGCGCGTCCCGGGACGGCGCGGCCGACCGGGGCACTCGCTGGACACCCTGCTCGACGGCGCCGTCGCCCTGTTCAACGAGCGCGGGTACGAGGCGACCAGCATGGACGAGCTGGCCACCCGGCTCGGCGTGACCAAGTCCGCGATCTACCACCACGTCCCGAGCAAGGTGGAGCTGCTGCGGCTGGCGCTCGACCGCGCGCTGGACGCCCTGTTCGCCCTCACCCAGGAGCCCGGCGCCACGACCGGGCCGGCGATCGACCGGCTCGAGTACGTCGTCCGCGGGTCGGTGCGGGTGCTGACCGCCGAGCTGCCCTTCGTCACCCTGCTGCTCCGGCTGCGGGGCAACACCGAGATCGAGCGGACCGCCCTCCAGCGCCGGCGGGAGTTCGACCGGGTCGTGACCGGGCTGGTCCGCGCGGCCGAGCACGAGGGCGATGTGCGGACCGACGTCGACCCCGCCGTCCTCAGCCGGCTGCTGTTCGGCACCGTCAACTCGCTCACCGAGTGGTACCGCCCGGGCGGTGACCTGTCGGCCGACGACCTCGCCGACGCCGTCGTCGCCACCACCTTCTCCGGCCTGCGCACCTGA